Proteins co-encoded in one Candidatus Stoquefichus sp. SB1 genomic window:
- a CDS encoding PadR family transcriptional regulator, with translation MRDNVKGGALTEVTFFILLSLYVPKHGYAIMQFVEKETNGRLRLGAGSLYGAINSLLDKKWIESLSDDNARKKEYVITPLGKEITKQEIKRINEIVKIATRIVEES, from the coding sequence TTGAGAGATAATGTAAAAGGTGGTGCGTTGACGGAAGTTACTTTTTTTATTTTATTATCTTTATATGTTCCAAAACACGGGTATGCAATAATGCAATTTGTTGAAAAAGAAACAAATGGCCGTCTACGATTGGGAGCCGGTTCGTTATATGGAGCAATTAATTCTTTACTTGATAAGAAGTGGATTGAATCTTTAAGTGATGATAATGCACGAAAAAAAGAATATGTTATTACACCTTTGGGTAAAGAAATAACAAAACAGGAAATAAAAAGAATTAATGAAATAGTTAAAATTGCAACTAGAATTGTGGAGGAAAGTTAA
- the secG gene encoding preprotein translocase subunit SecG: MILNILLMIVSVALIIVCLMQSGKSDGIVNALTGQSSNLFAHQKERGADLVLSRLTVGLAVAFFVIAILIRMG; this comes from the coding sequence ATGATTTTGAATATATTATTAATGATTGTTTCAGTTGCTCTCATTATTGTATGCCTTATGCAAAGCGGGAAATCAGATGGTATCGTTAATGCCTTAACTGGTCAAAGTTCTAATCTTTTTGCTCATCAAAAAGAAAGAGGAGCAGATTTGGTACTTTCTCGATTAACTGTTGGACTTGCAGTTGCATTCTTTGTTATTGCAATTCTTATTAGAATGGGTTAA
- a CDS encoding accessory gene regulator B family protein, with the protein MKKILSNISDLLIKKSNSNIYNKEIVEYGLQVLIFNSFTILTILFISYLFSDITFGFFFLITFGFLRITIGGFHAKTIYRCTLMMISIMLINLLLRNNQIYFTILKIFSIISILIFIYLHPSKKNTLSIKLKNFNLLTFFCFLIIYIITFNKNEIFIPIFSALLTVEILYFINKKNI; encoded by the coding sequence TTGAAGAAAATATTATCTAATATTTCTGATTTATTAATTAAAAAATCAAATTCAAATATTTATAATAAAGAAATAGTGGAATATGGTCTTCAAGTTTTGATTTTTAATTCTTTTACTATTTTAACCATCTTATTTATATCTTATTTATTTTCTGATATCACATTTGGTTTTTTCTTTTTAATAACATTTGGTTTTCTTAGAATTACAATAGGCGGATTTCATGCAAAAACAATTTACAGATGTACTTTAATGATGATATCTATAATGCTAATTAACTTATTGTTGCGAAATAATCAAATATATTTTACCATTTTAAAAATTTTTTCTATTATTAGTATTTTAATATTTATTTATCTTCATCCATCCAAAAAAAATACTTTATCAATTAAATTGAAAAACTTTAATCTTTTAACTTTTTTTTGTTTTTTGATTATTTATATTATAACCTTTAATAAAAATGAAATTTTTATTCCTATTTTTTCTGCATTGCTTACAGTAGAAATATTATATTTTATTAATAAAAAGAACATATAG
- the smpB gene encoding SsrA-binding protein SmpB, translating to MKIVAQNKKAYHDFFILDTFEAGIELQGTEIKSVRKGSVNLKDSFIRIKNDEAYIENMHIAPYEQGNRFNHEPLRTRKLLLHKKEIKKLQKEVKESGLTIVPTKLYFNTAKLKVEIALARGKKLYDKRQDLKEKDSKRDIERALKNAY from the coding sequence ATGAAAATAGTTGCACAGAATAAGAAAGCATACCATGATTTCTTTATACTTGATACATTTGAAGCAGGTATAGAGTTACAAGGGACTGAAATTAAATCTGTTCGTAAAGGGAGCGTCAATTTAAAAGATTCATTTATTCGTATTAAAAATGATGAAGCCTATATAGAAAACATGCATATTGCTCCTTATGAACAGGGCAATCGATTTAATCATGAACCACTTCGAACAAGAAAACTTTTATTGCATAAAAAAGAAATTAAAAAATTGCAAAAAGAAGTGAAAGAAAGTGGATTAACGATTGTTCCTACAAAACTTTATTTTAATACAGCAAAACTAAAAGTAGAAATTGCTTTGGCAAGAGGTAAGAAGTTATACGATAAACGTCAAGATCTGAAAGAAAAAGATTCAAAACGTGATATTGAAAGAGCATTGAAAAATGCTTACTAA
- a CDS encoding helix-turn-helix domain-containing protein: MNKDTWSYYSSIGTIAKDTSLSKRTIMRQIAVLEKKN, encoded by the coding sequence TTGAATAAAGATACATGGTCATACTATTCATCAATAGGAACAATAGCCAAGGATACAAGTTTAAGTAAACGTACAATTATGAGGCAAATTGCTGTCTTGGAAAAGAAGAATTAA
- the rnr gene encoding ribonuclease R, giving the protein MKEKILELLKDQTYTRRKIDELAEYFHMTSTENYVQFIKLLNSMEDEGLIIRSQYHDYYLINQLQFYKGVINLNKKGFAFVKVDEEREFYINESNMKDAYNKDVVLIEKIRSHGSKEEARVVRVLERGQMRYVGEVKRGKRDFYVAVDDSKFNKQIFVDSAHMHGAVVGHKVVVEIKTFKPQIKGNIIKIIGHRNDPGVDILSIVHAHDVDIEFPEDVYKQIDDISDEIDPSDIKNRVDLRNELIVTIDGDDAKDLDDAISLKKLANGNYQLGVHIADVSYYVTEGSPLDKEAVKRGTSIYLVDRVIPMLPHKLSNGICSLNPHTDRYTISCIMEVDKNGEVINHDIIPSVIHSSYRMTYHNVNAILDGDMPLQRQYEEVVPLFFLMQELADLFMQKKAERGAINFDVNEAKVLVDDKGKPTDVVLRTRGASDKIIEEFMLKANETVAQHFKWMDLPFIYRVHEQPKLKKLQQFATIVKPLGYTIKGSLEHIYPNELNHIIEASIGTEEHTVISTLLLRCMQKARYDRQCLGHFGLADEYYTHFTSPIRRYPDLLVHRCIRTFLFEHQLDETAHFEEVIPYLAEQSSFRERESIDIEREVDDMKMAEYMEGHIGEEFEGVISSITQFGFFVELPNTIDGLVHMTELTDDFYHYDDKNIMLVGERTGKTFKLSDKVKVKVIGASKKERTVDFEIVGMKPRLKKSKIVHLNDKKVKTNRKKKGKINKPRSFARKKKR; this is encoded by the coding sequence ATGAAAGAAAAAATACTTGAATTATTAAAAGATCAGACTTATACAAGAAGAAAGATTGATGAACTTGCTGAATATTTTCATATGACTTCAACAGAGAACTATGTTCAATTTATTAAATTATTGAATAGTATGGAAGATGAAGGGTTGATTATCAGAAGTCAGTATCATGATTATTATTTAATTAATCAATTACAATTTTATAAAGGTGTTATTAATTTAAATAAAAAAGGTTTTGCTTTTGTAAAAGTTGATGAAGAAAGAGAATTTTATATTAATGAATCAAATATGAAAGATGCTTACAATAAAGATGTAGTGCTGATTGAAAAGATTCGTTCACATGGGAGTAAAGAAGAGGCGCGTGTTGTTCGTGTTTTAGAACGTGGACAAATGCGTTATGTAGGTGAAGTAAAAAGAGGCAAGAGAGATTTTTATGTTGCTGTTGATGATAGTAAATTTAACAAACAAATTTTTGTTGATAGTGCTCATATGCATGGAGCAGTAGTTGGACATAAGGTTGTTGTTGAAATTAAAACTTTTAAACCACAGATTAAAGGTAATATTATCAAAATCATTGGACATAGAAATGATCCAGGTGTAGATATTTTATCAATTGTTCATGCTCATGATGTAGATATAGAGTTTCCTGAAGATGTTTATAAACAAATTGATGATATTTCAGATGAGATTGATCCAAGTGATATTAAAAATAGGGTTGATTTAAGAAATGAATTAATTGTAACAATTGATGGTGATGATGCTAAGGATCTTGATGATGCGATTTCATTAAAGAAATTAGCAAATGGAAACTATCAATTAGGTGTTCATATTGCTGATGTTTCTTATTATGTTACAGAAGGATCACCTTTAGATAAAGAAGCAGTTAAAAGAGGAACATCAATTTATTTAGTAGATAGAGTTATTCCAATGTTACCACATAAGTTATCAAATGGTATTTGTTCATTAAATCCTCATACAGACCGTTATACAATCAGTTGTATTATGGAAGTGGATAAAAATGGTGAAGTTATTAATCATGATATTATTCCATCAGTTATTCATTCAAGTTATCGTATGACTTATCATAATGTCAATGCTATATTAGATGGTGATATGCCATTACAAAGACAGTATGAAGAAGTTGTTCCATTGTTTTTCTTAATGCAGGAATTAGCAGATTTATTTATGCAGAAAAAAGCAGAAAGAGGAGCTATTAATTTTGATGTGAATGAAGCGAAGGTTTTGGTTGATGATAAAGGAAAACCAACTGATGTAGTTTTAAGAACAAGAGGAGCTTCAGATAAAATTATTGAAGAATTCATGTTAAAAGCCAATGAAACAGTAGCCCAACATTTTAAATGGATGGATTTACCTTTTATTTATCGTGTTCATGAACAGCCAAAACTCAAGAAACTGCAACAGTTTGCTACTATTGTAAAACCATTAGGATATACAATTAAAGGTTCATTAGAACATATTTATCCAAATGAATTAAATCATATTATAGAAGCATCAATTGGAACAGAAGAACATACTGTTATTTCAACATTATTATTAAGATGTATGCAAAAGGCACGTTATGATCGACAATGTTTAGGACATTTTGGATTAGCTGATGAATATTATACACATTTTACATCGCCAATTCGTCGTTATCCTGATTTACTTGTTCATAGATGTATTAGAACTTTCTTGTTTGAACATCAATTAGATGAAACAGCACATTTTGAGGAAGTTATTCCTTATTTGGCAGAACAATCATCTTTTAGAGAAAGAGAATCAATTGATATTGAACGTGAAGTTGATGATATGAAGATGGCTGAATATATGGAAGGTCATATTGGTGAAGAATTTGAAGGTGTTATATCATCAATTACTCAATTTGGATTTTTTGTTGAATTACCAAATACAATTGATGGACTTGTTCATATGACAGAATTAACTGATGATTTCTATCATTATGATGATAAGAATATCATGTTAGTTGGAGAAAGAACTGGAAAAACTTTTAAATTATCTGATAAAGTGAAAGTAAAGGTTATAGGAGCAAGTAAAAAAGAGAGAACTGTTGATTTTGAAATTGTGGGAATGAAACCAAGATTAAAAAAATCAAAAATTGTTCACTTAAACGACAAAAAAGTAAAGACAAATCGTAAGAAAAAAGGTAAAATAAATAAGCCAAGAAGTTTTGCAAGAAAAAAGAAAAGATAG
- a CDS encoding DUF2812 domain-containing protein: protein MKKCIRYFCGSVKAQEKWLNSMSEKGYRLKYTGKLIYKFEECESNKYIYCVDFVAHKSNKELKNYKQFLENIGYRVMNKNANLNLSAGKIRLRFYGDRYGKIATSPGNYNKELLIVEKENDNKPFELHTTIEDKISYYKIQRNAYLTILLLISFIFLANYIMSSLTVNNIGILLIIILSSIPTILIQREINILRKQSNLNE from the coding sequence ATGAAAAAATGTATACGATATTTTTGTGGATCTGTAAAAGCACAAGAAAAGTGGTTGAATTCAATGTCAGAGAAAGGCTATCGTCTAAAATACACAGGAAAACTTATTTATAAGTTTGAAGAATGTGAGAGTAATAAATATATATATTGTGTAGATTTTGTTGCACATAAGTCAAATAAAGAATTAAAAAACTATAAACAGTTTTTAGAAAATATTGGATATAGGGTCATGAATAAAAATGCCAATTTAAACTTGTCAGCAGGGAAAATACGTTTACGTTTTTATGGAGATAGATATGGAAAAATTGCAACATCACCTGGTAATTACAATAAAGAACTTTTGATAGTAGAAAAGGAAAATGACAACAAGCCCTTTGAACTCCATACAACAATAGAAGATAAAATATCTTACTATAAAATACAGCGAAATGCCTATTTAACAATATTGTTGCTTATATCTTTTATTTTTCTGGCAAATTATATAATGAGTAGCTTAACGGTTAATAATATAGGTATCTTACTTATAATCATATTATCCAGTATTCCAACTATTTTGATACAAAGGGAAATAAATATTTTAAGAAAACAATCAAATTTAAATGAGTAG